The Brassica napus cultivar Da-Ae chromosome C7, Da-Ae, whole genome shotgun sequence genome has a segment encoding these proteins:
- the LOC106408074 gene encoding uncharacterized protein LOC106408074 gives MLVSAPSSSSPIDPGGASPARVSNRENQLLNRDLEMKLQSPSIPASIPAAKVPSYEARFKSSLRNLRKLSDPSFLEAETPVVQAPEFVLLRTSELWKDHVVAHFHGRRPSASKIITDLNPTREWVLQVGYWQADRCAFSVYPWTADGNLAAQELIFAPTWVVLKNVPPQLYSLDGISVVASGVGDPLHTEKSRLDPYHFGDTKVKVEIDLSKTPPEVVEVRDTQGNSVRVNVEYPSLPPKCLNCGKFGHLMNRCNKAPRQRLKKVSLANESQEGEKEASASKDEVGQEHKSKAKSRPRKRSRSRARARARALSSPPEDSVRVEVVESKNALDVKVQDSASLIREKDSTVVESSPVAGSVEEGSQLEEGEISGEEVEDLVQGSKESQNEMYVQEEEKSMWLTKHSKNFQRALRQHKLWEASGAVGKPPKSARLLDRVFSTGRKLEA, from the exons ATGCTTGTCTCCGCTCCTTCTTCGAGCTCTCCTATTGATCCAGGAGGGGCCTCACCAGCGAGAGTCTCAAATCGCGAGAATCAGCTCCTTAACCGCGATTTGGAGATGAAGCTCCAGTCACCTTCGATTCCAGCGTCGATTCCAGCCGCGAAGGTTCCCTCGTACGAGGCGAGGTTCAAATCGTCCCTAAGGAATCTCCGTAAGCTCTCAGATCCGTCGTTTTTAGAGGCCGAGACGCCGGTAGTCCAAGCGCCGGAGTTTGTGCTTCTCAGAACCTCAGAACTTTGGAAAGACCATGTGGTGGCTCACTTTCATGGTCGTCGTCCTTCTGCATCAAAGATTATTACCGATTTGAACCCT ACTAGAGAATGGGTGTTGCAAGTGGGTTACTGGCAGGCTGATAGGTGTGCCTTCTCGGTTTATCCTTGGACAGCTGATGGGAATCTGGCTGCTCAGGAGTTGATCTTTGCGCCGACGTGGGTAGTTCTGAAGAACGTCCCTCCTCAGTTATACTCTTTGGATGGTATCAGCGTAGTTGCTAGCGGTGTAGGAGATCCACTTCACACTGAGAAGTCTCGTCTAGACCCCTACCACTTCGGTGATACTAAGGTCAAGGTGGAGATTGATCTCTCAAAAACTCCTCCGGAGGTTGTAGAAGTCAGAGATACCCAAGGGAACTCAGTTAGAGTCAATGTGGAGTACCCTAGTCTCCCTCCTAAGTGTCTGAATTGTGGAAAGTTCGGTCATTTGATGAACCGGTGTAACAAAGCTCCACGGCAGAGGTTGAAGA AGGTTTCGCTAGCAAATGAGTCCCAGGAAGGGGAGAAAGAAGCAAGTGCATCGAAGGATGAGGTTGGTCAGGAGCATAAGAGTAAGGCTAAGTCTAGGCCCCGCAAGAGGTCCAGGTCCAGAGCGCGAGCTAGAGCTAGAGCGTTAAGTTCCCCTCCGGAAGATAGTGTGAGAGTGGAGGTAGTAGAGTCAAAAAATGCTCTAGATGTGAAGGTGCAGGACTCCGCATCGTTGATTCGGGAGAAGGACTCGACGGTGGTGGAGTCATCTCCGGTTGCGGGTTCAGTTGAGGAAGGTTCTCAGTTGGAGGAAGGGGAGATTAGTGGGGAAGAAGTGGAGGATTTGGTTCAGGGTTCGAAGGAGAGTCAGAACGAGATGTATGTTCAGGAGGAGGAAAAGTCTATGTGGCTCACTAAGCACTCGAAGAATTTTCAAAGAGCGCTGAGACAGCATAAACTTTGGGAAGCTTCGGGAGCAGTGGGAAAGCCTCCTAAATCAGCGAGGCTTCTTGATCGAGTTTTCTCCACCGGGAGGAAGCTTGAAGCTTGA